One window of Ralstonia pickettii DTP0602 genomic DNA carries:
- a CDS encoding peptidase (K11105: cvrA, nhaP2; cell volume regulation protein A), which yields MESIDHVILIGAVVMSLGIVLGAFSARLGVPFLLVFLAVGMLAGVDGPGGIRFSDTWLSFLVGNLALAIILLDGGLRTRFATFRVALRPSLSLATVGVLVTAALVGVFAAWLLGIDWRLGLLLGAIVGSTDAAAVFSMLHSSGIRLKDRVASVLEIESGINDPMAIFLTLTLIEWLTAPDGLTPLGLVTRLLVQFGVGGVLGLALGYCLARVLERIQVAEGLQAIMLCSGGAMVFALVQTAGGSGFLAVYLTGMLVGNRERAVTPDTMRAMDGMAWLAQSAMFLLLGLLVSPHRIWEVAGPAAAVAAFLMLVARPVAVWLALLPFRFNARETGFIAWMGLRGAVPIVLALFPLLREVPQSGLLFRIAFAVVLASLLFQGTTVSVAARLARVRRPGYPEPVARSRLRGTRAPILEVMQFCVGPNAPVENVRADQLELPPRCSLMTVARDDALVAPDQTMLRAGDSVCVLAPTTTLPMLSAMFQAPGRAPTWEEVSHDFLLSGDAPLRDVAAMYGTRALTPEEEPLTLEAAMQRVFTSPPVEGDSVEIAGLPLTVMRMEGPQILQVGLLLPRLEGDSGGRIWKRRKAAQARGAE from the coding sequence TTGGAGAGCATCGACCACGTCATCCTGATCGGCGCCGTCGTGATGTCCCTGGGCATCGTGCTGGGCGCCTTCTCGGCACGCCTGGGCGTGCCGTTCCTGCTGGTCTTCCTGGCCGTGGGCATGCTGGCGGGCGTGGACGGGCCGGGTGGCATCCGCTTTTCCGACACCTGGCTGAGCTTCCTGGTGGGCAACCTGGCGCTGGCGATCATCCTGCTCGACGGCGGGCTGCGCACGCGCTTTGCCACTTTCCGGGTGGCGCTCAGGCCATCGCTGTCGCTGGCGACCGTGGGCGTGCTGGTGACGGCGGCGCTGGTGGGGGTGTTTGCCGCGTGGCTGCTGGGCATCGACTGGCGGCTCGGGCTGCTGCTCGGCGCGATTGTCGGGTCGACTGACGCCGCGGCGGTGTTCTCGATGCTCCACAGCAGCGGCATCCGCCTGAAGGACCGGGTGGCGAGCGTGCTCGAGATCGAGTCGGGCATCAACGACCCGATGGCGATCTTCCTGACCCTGACGCTGATCGAATGGCTGACCGCGCCCGATGGCCTGACGCCGCTGGGCCTGGTCACGCGGCTGCTGGTGCAGTTCGGCGTGGGCGGCGTGCTTGGCCTGGCGCTGGGCTATTGCCTGGCGCGCGTGCTGGAGCGCATCCAGGTCGCCGAGGGCCTGCAGGCGATCATGCTGTGCTCGGGCGGCGCGATGGTATTCGCGCTGGTGCAGACCGCCGGCGGCAGCGGCTTCCTGGCGGTGTACCTGACCGGCATGCTGGTCGGCAACCGCGAACGCGCCGTCACGCCCGACACCATGCGCGCGATGGACGGCATGGCCTGGCTGGCGCAATCGGCGATGTTCCTGCTGCTCGGCCTGCTGGTGTCGCCGCACCGGATCTGGGAAGTGGCCGGACCGGCCGCGGCGGTAGCCGCCTTCCTGATGCTGGTGGCGCGCCCGGTGGCGGTGTGGCTGGCGCTGCTGCCGTTCCGCTTCAATGCGCGCGAGACCGGATTTATCGCCTGGATGGGACTGCGTGGCGCGGTGCCGATCGTGCTGGCGCTATTCCCACTGCTGCGCGAGGTGCCGCAATCCGGGCTGCTATTCCGCATTGCCTTTGCCGTGGTGCTGGCCAGCCTGCTGTTCCAGGGCACCACGGTGTCGGTGGCGGCGCGGCTGGCGCGCGTGCGCCGGCCGGGCTACCCGGAGCCGGTCGCGCGCTCGCGCCTGCGCGGCACACGCGCGCCGATCCTGGAAGTGATGCAGTTCTGCGTGGGCCCGAACGCACCGGTGGAGAACGTGCGTGCCGACCAGCTCGAACTGCCGCCACGCTGCAGCCTGATGACGGTGGCGCGCGACGACGCGCTGGTGGCGCCTGACCAGACCATGCTGCGCGCCGGCGACAGCGTCTGCGTACTGGCGCCGACCACGACGCTGCCGATGCTGTCGGCGATGTTCCAGGCGCCGGGGCGCGCGCCGACCTGGGAAGAGGTCTCGCACGATTTCCTGCTGTCGGGGGATGCGCCGCTGCGGGACGTGGCGGCGATGTATGGCACGCGTGCACTGACGCCAGAAGAAGAACCGCTTACGCTGGAAGCGGCGATGCAGCGGGTGTTCACCTCGCCGCCGGTGGAGGGCGACAGTGTCGAGATTGCGGGGTTGCCGTTGACGGTGATGCGGATGGAAGGGCCGCAGATCCTGCAGGTCGGATTGCTGTTGCCGCGGCTGGAGGGGGATTCCGGCGGGCGGATATGGAAGCGGCGCAAGGCTGCGCAGGCGCGGGGGGCGGAGTAG
- a CDS encoding membrane protein translates to MRIRSQKDFASGLMFILVGFGFSWVARGYSMGTAAKMGPGYFPFWLGIVLALLGVLVLAGSLSSKMEQDSLARWDIKTLLWILGSVVLFGLLLKPLGMVLSVLVLVLVSSMASHEFSWKGAILNAIILVLISLGAFVYGINLQMPVWPAFLAS, encoded by the coding sequence TTGCGCATACGTAGCCAAAAGGACTTCGCCTCCGGCCTGATGTTCATCCTGGTCGGATTCGGCTTTTCCTGGGTCGCACGCGGCTATTCCATGGGAACTGCCGCAAAAATGGGACCTGGATACTTCCCGTTCTGGCTCGGCATCGTGCTTGCCCTGCTGGGCGTGCTGGTGCTGGCTGGTTCGCTGTCGTCCAAGATGGAACAAGACAGCCTGGCCCGCTGGGACATCAAGACGCTGCTGTGGATTCTCGGTTCGGTGGTGCTGTTCGGCCTGCTGCTGAAGCCGCTGGGCATGGTGCTGTCGGTGCTGGTGCTGGTGCTGGTGTCGTCGATGGCCAGCCACGAGTTCAGCTGGAAGGGCGCCATCCTCAACGCGATCATCCTGGTGCTGATCAGCCTGGGCGCGTTCGTGTACGGCATCAACCTGCAGATGCCGGTGTGGCCGGCTTTCCTGGCAAGCTAA
- a CDS encoding prolyl-tRNA synthetase has protein sequence MSASEVEIMTMATTLARCLSNKQTQFDTVRHPYSPSSSMATAQAANIPGDRMAKTVLLEDGSGYVAAVIPSTHHLKLSEICEQTGRKLSLAHEDGVREVFSDCDHGAIPPVGMAYGTQTWLDDSLLTHPDVYFEAGDHQELVHMSTDQFLELMADARRGHFAHRMM, from the coding sequence ATGAGCGCGTCGGAGGTTGAGATCATGACCATGGCTACCACGCTGGCGAGATGCCTGAGCAACAAGCAGACCCAGTTCGACACCGTTCGCCACCCCTACAGCCCCAGCAGCAGCATGGCCACTGCGCAGGCTGCGAACATTCCCGGAGACAGAATGGCCAAGACGGTCCTGCTGGAAGACGGCAGCGGCTACGTCGCAGCCGTAATTCCTTCCACCCACCACCTGAAACTGTCGGAGATCTGCGAGCAGACGGGCCGAAAGCTGTCGCTGGCGCACGAGGATGGCGTGCGCGAAGTGTTCAGCGATTGCGACCACGGCGCGATCCCGCCGGTCGGCATGGCGTACGGCACGCAGACCTGGCTCGACGACAGCCTGCTGACGCATCCCGACGTCTACTTTGAAGCGGGCGACCACCAGGAACTGGTGCACATGAGCACCGATCAGTTCCTCGAACTGATGGCCGACGCGCGGCGCGGGCATTTCGCGCACCGGATGATGTAG
- a CDS encoding catalase/hydroperoxidase HPI(I) (has catalase and peroxidase activities~K03782: katG; catalase-peroxidase [EC:1.11.1.21]), giving the protein MSNEAKCPFTHTAGGGTTNRDWWPKQLRLDLLSQHSSKSNPLGADFNYAEAFKSLDLAAVKKDLAALMTESQDWWPADFGHYGPLLIRMAWHSAGTYRIGDGRGGGGRGQQRFAPINSWPDNASLDKARRLLWPIKQKYGQKISWADLMILSGNVALETMGFKTFGFGGGREDTWEPDLDVYWGNEKTWLGGDFRYGKGAAGKYDDEGVIVADEELHGAEASRTDPGRNLESPLAAVQMGLIYVNPEGPEGNPDPLAAAHDIRETFARMAMDDEETVALIAGGHAFGKTHGAGPADNIGAEPEGADLELQGLGWSSTYGSGKGADAITSGLEVTWSNTPTKWGNSYFENLFGHEWELTKSPAGANQWVAKDGGETIPHAYDPSKKLRPTMLTTDLSLRFDPAYEKISRRFLAHPDQLADAFARAWFKLTHRDMGPRARYLGPEVPQEELIWQDPIPAVDHPLVNEQDVAALKQKILASGLPVSQLVQTAWASASTFRGSDKRGGANGARIRLAPQKDWAANEPEQLAKVLKVLEGIQAEFNGAQSGGKKISLADLIVLAGGAGIEQAAQKAGNRVTVPFTPGRMDASQEQTDVQSVGALEPKADGFRNFLKQEYGIPAEALLIDKAQLLTLTAPEMTVLIGGLRVLNVHTGQDAHGVFTDRPETLTNDFFRNLLDMSTEWKPVSPEARDVFEGRDRKTGAKKWTGTRVDLVFGSHAQLRALCEVYASEDAQEKLVRDFVAAWVKVMNLDRFDVA; this is encoded by the coding sequence ATGTCTAACGAAGCAAAGTGCCCCTTCACTCATACCGCCGGCGGCGGTACCACGAATCGCGACTGGTGGCCAAAGCAACTGCGCCTGGACCTGCTCAGCCAGCATTCCAGCAAGTCCAACCCGCTGGGCGCGGACTTCAACTATGCGGAAGCCTTCAAGAGCCTCGACCTGGCGGCGGTGAAGAAGGACTTGGCGGCGCTGATGACTGAATCGCAGGACTGGTGGCCGGCGGACTTCGGCCACTACGGTCCGCTGCTCATCCGCATGGCCTGGCACAGTGCCGGCACGTACCGCATCGGCGATGGCCGCGGCGGCGGCGGGCGCGGCCAGCAGCGTTTCGCGCCGATCAACAGTTGGCCGGACAACGCCAGCCTGGACAAGGCTCGCCGCCTGCTATGGCCGATCAAGCAAAAGTACGGTCAGAAGATCTCCTGGGCCGACCTGATGATCCTGAGCGGCAACGTCGCGCTCGAGACCATGGGCTTCAAGACCTTCGGCTTCGGCGGTGGCCGCGAAGACACCTGGGAGCCGGACCTGGATGTGTACTGGGGCAATGAAAAGACCTGGCTGGGCGGTGACTTTCGCTACGGCAAGGGTGCCGCCGGCAAGTACGACGATGAGGGCGTGATTGTCGCCGACGAGGAATTGCATGGCGCCGAGGCCAGCCGCACCGACCCCGGCCGCAACCTGGAGAGCCCGCTGGCCGCCGTGCAGATGGGCCTGATCTATGTGAACCCGGAAGGCCCGGAAGGCAACCCGGACCCGCTCGCCGCGGCGCACGACATCCGCGAAACCTTCGCGCGCATGGCCATGGACGACGAGGAGACCGTCGCGCTGATTGCCGGTGGGCATGCCTTCGGCAAGACGCATGGTGCCGGTCCCGCGGACAACATCGGGGCCGAGCCCGAGGGCGCCGACCTTGAACTCCAGGGCTTGGGATGGTCAAGCACCTATGGCTCCGGCAAGGGCGCCGACGCCATTACCAGCGGCCTGGAGGTGACCTGGAGCAATACGCCGACGAAGTGGGGCAATAGCTACTTCGAGAACCTGTTCGGCCACGAATGGGAGCTGACCAAGAGTCCCGCCGGTGCCAACCAGTGGGTGGCCAAGGATGGCGGCGAAACCATCCCGCACGCTTACGATCCGTCGAAGAAGCTGCGGCCAACGATGCTGACCACGGATCTGTCGCTGCGTTTCGACCCGGCTTACGAGAAGATCTCCCGGCGCTTCCTGGCGCATCCTGACCAGCTCGCCGATGCCTTCGCCCGCGCCTGGTTCAAGCTGACCCACCGCGACATGGGCCCGCGTGCCCGTTACCTCGGCCCGGAAGTCCCGCAAGAAGAACTGATCTGGCAGGATCCCATCCCGGCGGTCGACCATCCGCTGGTCAACGAGCAGGACGTCGCCGCGCTCAAGCAGAAGATCCTGGCGTCGGGGCTGCCGGTCTCGCAACTGGTGCAGACTGCCTGGGCCTCGGCATCCACCTTCCGCGGTTCGGACAAGCGTGGTGGTGCCAATGGCGCGCGCATCCGCCTGGCGCCGCAGAAGGACTGGGCCGCCAACGAACCCGAGCAGTTGGCCAAGGTGCTGAAGGTGCTCGAAGGGATCCAGGCTGAGTTCAACGGCGCGCAGTCCGGCGGCAAGAAGATTTCGCTGGCGGACCTGATCGTGCTGGCCGGTGGAGCCGGGATCGAGCAGGCGGCGCAGAAGGCCGGCAATCGCGTGACCGTGCCATTCACGCCGGGCCGCATGGATGCCTCGCAGGAACAGACCGACGTGCAGTCGGTCGGCGCGCTCGAGCCGAAGGCGGACGGCTTCCGCAACTTCCTCAAGCAGGAGTACGGTATCCCTGCGGAGGCGCTGCTGATCGACAAGGCGCAATTGCTGACCCTGACCGCGCCCGAGATGACGGTGCTGATCGGCGGGCTGCGCGTGCTGAACGTCCATACCGGGCAAGATGCGCATGGCGTCTTCACCGACCGGCCGGAAACGCTGACCAACGACTTCTTCCGCAACCTGCTCGACATGAGCACCGAATGGAAGCCGGTGTCCCCGGAAGCCCGGGACGTGTTCGAAGGGCGTGACCGCAAGACCGGTGCGAAAAAGTGGACCGGCACCCGCGTCGACCTGGTGTTCGGCTCGCATGCCCAGTTGCGGGCGCTTTGCGAGGTCTACGCAAGCGAGGACGCGCAGGAGAAACTCGTCCGGGACTTCGTCGCGGCCTGGGTCAAGGTGATGAACCTCGACCGGTTCGACGTCGCTTAA
- a CDS encoding LysR family transcriptional regulator yields MSTIRFLRTLVAVAEHGSFAAAAGQVALTQAAVSLQMRALENELRRELFDRNGRVAVLNADGRALLPQARKLLALYEEMRLPLASAEAMAGAVAVGAVVSVMGGLSHAVAHMKRTYPALDVRLVGAKSIELAAQVEAGELDAAILVEGTARVPGSLRWTPLYQEPLVAIAARGSPGRDAREALAANPYLRFDRTQRTGVLIERALRRAHLKVNEFLELNAIEALVELVRQEVGVTVVPLLRRARWRDDEALRVLPLLVNGEPVMRHIGMLERRDHGRGQVTAAVRAACSELFGA; encoded by the coding sequence ATGAGCACTATCCGCTTCCTCCGAACCCTTGTCGCCGTGGCCGAGCACGGCTCCTTCGCTGCCGCCGCCGGCCAGGTGGCGCTGACCCAGGCCGCCGTCAGCCTGCAGATGCGTGCGCTCGAGAACGAGCTGCGCCGCGAACTGTTCGATCGCAACGGTCGCGTCGCGGTGCTGAATGCCGACGGCCGCGCGCTGCTGCCGCAGGCGCGCAAGCTGCTGGCGCTGTATGAAGAGATGCGCCTGCCACTGGCCTCGGCCGAGGCCATGGCCGGCGCCGTCGCGGTAGGCGCGGTGGTGTCGGTGATGGGCGGGCTGTCGCATGCGGTGGCACATATGAAGCGCACCTATCCGGCGCTGGACGTGCGCCTGGTCGGCGCCAAGTCGATCGAGCTGGCCGCGCAGGTAGAGGCGGGCGAGCTAGACGCCGCGATCCTGGTCGAGGGCACCGCGCGCGTGCCGGGCTCGCTGCGCTGGACGCCGCTGTACCAGGAGCCGCTGGTCGCCATCGCCGCGCGCGGCAGCCCCGGCCGAGATGCGCGAGAGGCACTCGCCGCCAATCCCTACCTGCGCTTTGACCGGACCCAACGCACCGGCGTGCTGATCGAGCGCGCATTGCGGCGCGCGCACCTGAAAGTCAATGAATTCCTGGAACTGAACGCGATCGAGGCGCTGGTCGAACTGGTGCGGCAGGAGGTGGGGGTGACCGTGGTGCCGCTGCTGCGCCGCGCCCGCTGGCGCGACGACGAGGCGCTGCGCGTGCTGCCGCTGCTGGTCAACGGCGAGCCGGTGATGCGTCACATCGGCATGCTGGAGCGGCGCGACCACGGGCGCGGGCAGGTGACCGCGGCGGTGCGGGCAGCTTGCAGCGAGCTGTTCGGCGCCTAG